In Nocardia sputorum, a single genomic region encodes these proteins:
- a CDS encoding FHA domain-containing protein, with protein sequence MDSSGLLAEVPSAVRELVLGHWPETDVEGMRRNGDAYLVASGELNNSADRYEVEAAGTEQAVEGATSTALAERHRVVVQSMRDQAAVCQSLGKQCHDVADSAVQTQHLLIAMGIALAAQLAYDALLFFQGGGAKALIDRIEAEQAMAAAAARLAAEVGERAVAGAAQRAALHTAVHAAKIGLLTSAAISGGAQLWDLKTGVRDKFDVGAFLEMLLGGVVGGVAGAEVGRRLAPRVLGWTRGRAVTPSGRLAAHLGGTMLLGGAGGLAGGLAGAVPSVLIHLDEIHSLGDLFKMVRESAITGFGSGFVGAAGSAIRVHAAGRNAVRSDSDAPRLGLRHWEFASRVNELLSSGEPLRVEAIERFSTEGKSARVVERLVFHDGTEVIHKVVSDPQHAHAEFLSSLVGDAVGARVPAVHVIGDHVYMEVVPGTVAAETYPRSAFPPEVLSGPAGMRQGVMDVLIRIPDRNGDNWMVDPAGNVWGIDHSRAFENFTDAQYVVGSFAENFLRYGDNLEILWNDHALTRPELHEIRQRVEELSPVFHAAGRRDWYDGMLQRMTALEEHAAGGGDAGRGVLPPVSPQSPGSAPGIVPGDGRAVSVTPRQDRPPGTDAYGRNGRPPTPRGDEVSGSAVAPRGRRDQPPPLPRNADGPLVRQEELTPRVPVDEVASDGRPPVRDDSRVPEESRPRPPLDEADPAGRQSAADESPVTPRDPTPRARTDEPTYDGPPTRPQPRVEEHEKPASQDGYVLAGAPPPAGFTQFYRHPEGGYVDMVLTGPDDARVELRLIPGQEYVLGRGDGALLEHMAGDRVSRRHATITVDEQGHVLLRDDNSTNGTFVDGKQLTGGRWVRIYDGQDVMFSRDLELGVTFQRQMAEVRLFGNDGPVLKLHRGQEIEIGRAMVHPEAPGRDSISRRHAIVGMDENGRVWIRDVGSSNGTQVNGDRLGRGERRVLEPGDDLRLGWYDSTAQFVPTDATTGVDPVRVRIGSGADATPVRLAPGETVVIGTDESSPFASQLRGIPNVGERHATLGLDHDGRLWIRDHSGSEGVWINGDRIAPNQRVTLAEGDNLGIGPDYVGTARLGGEIRPQHPPAELHFEPFKRKLPIRLAPGQEVAVDTSALNGHAMVIGRPGREVVVGRDLDGRVWVRDPDGDSWVGTKVNDEIIPAGEKRYLNPGDKVSFGEVSSRLQVGNEAPLQVRLADDESVPPLLLRRGEEVLIGRDLESPMASHLADNQKVSRRHATVYRDEYGDVWLRDNNSSRGTWVDNVKVDPDRPVRLRPGNQIRLGDWVGAARFEDGFRGSASRALPVKLNNVHGDVSLDLARGGEPLLLGRDSAELPDGLTRTNEISRRHASVGVYPSGRVWIRDEGSTNGTHVNGTEIAPGTKVMLHPGDSVRLADSFEFVVAYPPPDGGAFVNIIDRTPETLRMVQDLAHVPSHIYARVSEHMNAVPGGGIVIGNRPMLELPGTESLAGSTPYGRKPGTSWDTVQGVYMGGPRRLVINSGGRSGSEQVVFHEFGHAADAAYGTGGRWLSDAQEWRDLHATMMQTIGKHRKWNDYYDRRSEAFAEAFTAWMHGGTAKLRKFALGNDQIAQQLKDYFDRVFG encoded by the coding sequence ATGGATTCGAGCGGTTTGCTGGCCGAGGTGCCCTCGGCTGTGCGGGAATTGGTCCTCGGTCATTGGCCGGAGACCGACGTCGAGGGAATGCGTCGTAACGGGGACGCGTACCTGGTTGCTTCCGGTGAATTGAACAACTCGGCCGACCGGTACGAGGTCGAGGCGGCGGGTACCGAGCAAGCTGTTGAGGGCGCGACGTCGACGGCGCTGGCCGAACGTCATCGCGTAGTCGTGCAATCCATGCGTGATCAGGCGGCGGTGTGTCAGAGCCTGGGCAAGCAGTGCCACGACGTCGCCGACTCGGCTGTGCAGACGCAACATCTGCTGATCGCGATGGGGATCGCGCTGGCGGCTCAATTGGCCTATGACGCGCTGCTTTTCTTCCAAGGTGGTGGCGCGAAGGCGCTGATCGACCGGATCGAGGCCGAGCAGGCGATGGCTGCCGCGGCTGCGCGACTGGCCGCGGAGGTGGGCGAGCGCGCGGTCGCGGGCGCGGCGCAACGAGCCGCGCTGCACACCGCCGTCCACGCGGCGAAGATCGGCCTTCTGACCAGCGCCGCGATCAGTGGTGGCGCACAGCTGTGGGACCTGAAGACCGGCGTGCGCGACAAGTTCGACGTGGGCGCCTTCTTGGAAATGCTCCTGGGTGGTGTGGTCGGCGGCGTCGCGGGTGCGGAGGTCGGCCGCAGGCTCGCGCCGCGCGTGCTGGGCTGGACGCGCGGCAGAGCGGTCACTCCCTCCGGCCGGCTTGCCGCGCATCTGGGCGGCACGATGCTGCTCGGCGGCGCGGGTGGCCTCGCGGGCGGTCTGGCCGGCGCGGTGCCCTCGGTGTTGATCCATCTGGACGAGATCCACAGCCTGGGGGATCTGTTCAAGATGGTGCGCGAATCCGCGATCACTGGCTTCGGCAGCGGGTTCGTCGGTGCCGCGGGTTCCGCGATCCGGGTCCACGCCGCAGGCCGTAACGCGGTGCGTTCGGACAGCGACGCGCCTCGACTCGGGCTGCGTCACTGGGAATTCGCCTCACGCGTCAACGAGCTGTTGAGCTCGGGTGAACCACTGCGGGTGGAGGCGATCGAGCGCTTCAGCACCGAAGGCAAATCGGCGAGAGTGGTGGAGCGGCTGGTCTTCCACGACGGCACCGAGGTGATCCACAAGGTGGTCTCCGATCCGCAGCACGCGCACGCGGAATTCCTGAGTTCGCTGGTCGGCGACGCGGTGGGCGCACGGGTGCCCGCGGTGCATGTCATCGGCGACCACGTCTACATGGAGGTCGTGCCCGGTACGGTGGCGGCGGAGACGTATCCGCGAAGCGCGTTCCCGCCGGAGGTCCTCAGCGGTCCTGCGGGCATGCGCCAGGGCGTCATGGACGTGCTGATACGCATACCCGACCGCAATGGCGACAACTGGATGGTGGATCCGGCTGGGAACGTGTGGGGAATCGACCACAGCCGCGCATTCGAGAACTTCACCGACGCGCAGTATGTCGTCGGGTCCTTCGCGGAGAACTTCCTGCGCTACGGAGACAACCTCGAAATCTTGTGGAATGACCACGCTCTCACTCGCCCGGAACTGCACGAGATCCGGCAGCGGGTCGAAGAACTGAGCCCGGTCTTCCACGCCGCGGGCCGCCGGGACTGGTACGACGGCATGCTCCAGCGGATGACCGCGTTGGAGGAGCATGCCGCGGGTGGTGGTGACGCCGGGCGTGGGGTCCTGCCGCCCGTGTCACCGCAGTCCCCCGGCTCGGCGCCGGGAATCGTCCCTGGTGACGGCCGGGCGGTGTCCGTCACGCCACGACAAGACCGGCCACCCGGGACCGACGCGTATGGGCGCAACGGCAGACCACCCACACCGCGCGGCGACGAGGTCAGCGGCTCGGCTGTCGCGCCACGAGGCCGCAGGGACCAGCCGCCGCCGCTGCCTCGGAATGCCGATGGCCCGCTCGTGCGGCAGGAGGAGCTGACGCCGCGGGTCCCGGTCGACGAGGTGGCCTCGGATGGTCGGCCACCGGTCCGGGACGATTCGCGTGTCCCGGAGGAGTCGCGGCCGCGTCCTCCGCTCGATGAGGCGGATCCGGCCGGGCGGCAGTCGGCAGCCGATGAGTCTCCGGTGACGCCCAGGGATCCGACGCCTCGCGCCCGGACCGACGAACCGACGTATGACGGCCCGCCGACACGACCGCAGCCGCGGGTCGAGGAACACGAGAAACCGGCGAGTCAGGACGGGTACGTGCTCGCGGGTGCTCCGCCTCCCGCCGGATTCACCCAGTTCTACCGCCATCCCGAGGGTGGCTACGTCGACATGGTGCTGACCGGTCCGGATGACGCGCGCGTTGAGCTGCGCCTGATTCCAGGCCAGGAGTACGTGCTCGGTCGTGGTGACGGCGCGCTGTTGGAACACATGGCCGGCGACAGAGTTTCGCGTCGCCACGCGACGATAACGGTGGACGAGCAAGGCCATGTCCTGCTTCGAGACGACAACTCGACGAACGGCACCTTCGTCGACGGCAAACAGCTGACCGGCGGTCGCTGGGTGCGGATCTACGACGGCCAAGACGTCATGTTCAGTCGCGATCTGGAACTCGGCGTCACGTTCCAGCGTCAGATGGCCGAAGTGCGGCTGTTCGGCAACGACGGACCGGTTCTGAAGCTCCATCGCGGCCAGGAGATCGAGATCGGTCGTGCGATGGTGCACCCGGAAGCGCCCGGGCGCGACAGTATCTCGCGACGCCACGCGATCGTCGGCATGGATGAGAACGGGCGGGTATGGATCCGGGACGTCGGTTCCAGCAACGGCACCCAAGTCAACGGCGATCGGCTCGGCCGGGGGGAGCGTCGGGTACTGGAGCCAGGGGACGACTTGCGCCTCGGCTGGTATGACAGTACGGCGCAATTCGTGCCTACGGATGCGACAACCGGGGTCGATCCGGTCCGCGTGCGAATCGGGAGCGGCGCGGACGCGACACCGGTGCGGCTCGCGCCGGGAGAAACGGTCGTGATCGGCACCGACGAGAGTTCGCCGTTCGCGTCTCAGTTGCGCGGGATCCCCAATGTCGGCGAACGCCATGCGACGCTCGGCCTGGACCACGACGGCCGACTGTGGATCCGCGATCATTCGGGATCCGAAGGAGTGTGGATCAATGGGGACAGGATCGCTCCGAACCAAAGAGTGACGCTCGCCGAAGGCGACAATCTGGGGATCGGTCCGGATTACGTCGGGACCGCCCGGCTCGGCGGCGAGATACGACCGCAGCACCCACCCGCCGAACTGCATTTCGAGCCCTTCAAGCGCAAGCTCCCGATACGCCTCGCACCGGGCCAGGAGGTGGCCGTCGACACCAGTGCACTGAACGGTCATGCGATGGTGATCGGAAGACCGGGCAGGGAAGTCGTCGTCGGGCGCGATCTCGACGGTCGTGTTTGGGTGCGCGACCCGGACGGAGACAGCTGGGTCGGAACCAAGGTCAACGACGAGATCATCCCGGCCGGCGAGAAGCGGTACCTGAACCCCGGAGACAAGGTCTCCTTCGGCGAGGTGTCCAGCAGACTCCAAGTCGGTAACGAAGCGCCGTTGCAGGTGAGATTGGCCGACGACGAGAGTGTGCCTCCCCTCCTGCTGCGTCGCGGCGAGGAGGTGCTGATCGGCCGTGACCTGGAGTCACCGATGGCGAGCCACCTCGCCGACAACCAGAAGGTGTCGCGCCGGCACGCCACCGTCTACCGCGACGAGTACGGAGACGTGTGGCTGCGCGACAACAACTCCTCGAGAGGGACGTGGGTCGACAATGTCAAGGTCGATCCGGACCGGCCGGTGCGGTTGCGCCCAGGCAATCAGATTCGTCTCGGTGATTGGGTGGGCGCGGCTCGATTCGAGGACGGCTTCCGGGGAAGCGCTTCGAGAGCGTTGCCGGTGAAACTGAACAACGTTCACGGCGACGTGTCCCTCGACTTGGCACGTGGTGGCGAGCCACTGCTGCTCGGCCGGGACAGCGCAGAACTACCCGATGGGCTGACCCGCACCAATGAGATATCCCGGCGGCACGCCAGTGTCGGCGTCTACCCCTCCGGCCGGGTCTGGATCCGTGACGAAGGATCGACGAACGGCACCCATGTCAACGGGACGGAGATCGCGCCGGGAACGAAGGTCATGCTGCATCCGGGCGATAGCGTGCGGCTCGCGGACTCGTTCGAGTTCGTCGTCGCCTATCCGCCTCCCGACGGCGGCGCATTCGTGAACATCATCGACCGGACACCCGAGACCTTGCGGATGGTCCAGGATCTCGCTCACGTGCCCAGCCATATCTACGCGCGGGTCAGCGAGCACATGAACGCGGTTCCCGGGGGTGGAATCGTCATCGGCAATCGCCCCATGCTCGAATTGCCCGGCACCGAGAGCCTGGCAGGCAGCACCCCGTACGGCCGAAAGCCGGGAACCAGTTGGGACACCGTACAAGGGGTGTACATGGGTGGGCCGCGCCGCCTGGTGATCAACTCCGGCGGGCGCAGCGGCAGTGAGCAGGTGGTCTTCCACGAGTTCGGGCATGCCGCCGACGCGGCGTACGGTACCGGTGGGAGATGGCTCAGCGACGCCCAAGAGTGGCGTGATCTGCACGCCACGATGATGCAGACCATCGGAAAACATCGCAAATGGAACGATTATTACGACCGGCGCAGCGAGGCCTTCGCCGAAGCTTTCACGGCCTGGATGCACGGCGGCACCGCTAAGCTTCGCAAATTCGCCCTCGGTAACGACCAGATCGCCCAGCAATTGAAGGATTACTTTGACCGCGTATTCGGATGA
- a CDS encoding WXG100 family type VII secretion target, translating to MGEKFSVDPDKLRDHAPRFDLIGADVAATVQKLRAALAGAGEPWGKDDAGRAFAESYVPEYQRTMTDLDSLVEVLQQAGTDLRHLAENFEIQDQAVGQRIDNAATKFQNDPAPIPVRIDAGPAHRLGPDAADVPTTAQPFAGSPVPTAAVTAAAPRQPASAAAAPADRSPLSSAPPDRTQGTPDNGPASGQRPGQAEGNPNGADHQGAEQPGLPGPSVNPTRQADAALTRPAPSNRPSSPWTKANAETTPAAASRAAATQAAAKQAGAAGPSTPWSNAAAGRPPRVSAPDAGTPGSPPRMPGRPTARPDQKDEKPDRKVNASAESVAARLARELAERHGVRAFGFDTPGVAVEVLTEIVAAVDDVLPRYPQIALRAIGIEELADGETARLQWDSAAAPRESRDFTDAERDSEASGKRSPGAAHQMVSTARIMLALPVATDPKQLEQAVIAADNAGLVAPGCARRPVYSAIVRELGRALDGAGGFHARTGAQRALLSAYLPQLSPEDKGSLNRTVSGFQEWRAQLGGHSFDRGRFHPAAALAEAFTDVILNAAHATPPAQVLHRLLVTTANSRTTA from the coding sequence GTGGGCGAGAAGTTTTCGGTCGACCCGGACAAGCTGCGCGACCACGCACCGCGGTTCGACCTGATCGGGGCGGATGTGGCGGCCACCGTGCAGAAGCTGCGCGCTGCTCTGGCCGGGGCGGGCGAACCGTGGGGCAAAGACGACGCAGGCCGCGCGTTCGCCGAATCCTACGTTCCGGAATACCAACGGACGATGACCGACTTGGACAGCCTCGTCGAGGTACTGCAGCAGGCCGGCACGGATCTGCGCCACCTCGCGGAGAACTTCGAGATCCAGGACCAGGCCGTCGGGCAACGTATCGACAATGCCGCCACCAAATTTCAGAACGACCCGGCACCGATTCCAGTGCGGATCGACGCCGGTCCCGCCCATCGGCTAGGCCCCGACGCTGCGGACGTACCGACCACCGCACAGCCTTTCGCGGGATCTCCCGTGCCCACTGCGGCCGTCACCGCGGCAGCACCGAGACAACCGGCTTCCGCCGCTGCCGCACCGGCCGATCGGTCACCGCTCTCATCGGCGCCGCCTGATCGAACCCAGGGCACACCCGACAACGGGCCCGCCTCCGGTCAGCGGCCGGGCCAGGCCGAGGGGAATCCGAACGGCGCCGACCATCAAGGCGCGGAGCAGCCGGGCTTGCCCGGCCCCAGCGTGAACCCGACTCGCCAGGCGGATGCCGCGCTCACCCGTCCCGCGCCGAGCAATCGACCGTCGTCACCGTGGACGAAGGCCAACGCCGAAACGACGCCGGCCGCTGCCTCGCGAGCCGCCGCCACGCAAGCCGCCGCGAAGCAGGCCGGTGCGGCGGGACCGAGCACGCCGTGGTCCAACGCCGCCGCAGGCCGACCGCCGAGAGTATCCGCCCCCGACGCGGGCACACCCGGTTCTCCGCCGCGCATGCCCGGCCGACCGACCGCACGACCGGACCAGAAAGACGAGAAACCGGACCGGAAGGTGAACGCTTCCGCCGAGTCGGTCGCGGCCCGTCTCGCCAGAGAACTGGCCGAGCGCCACGGCGTGCGAGCCTTCGGCTTCGACACTCCGGGCGTAGCGGTAGAGGTACTGACCGAGATCGTCGCCGCAGTGGACGACGTGCTGCCGCGATACCCGCAGATCGCCCTGCGCGCGATCGGAATCGAGGAACTGGCGGATGGCGAAACGGCTCGACTGCAGTGGGATTCGGCCGCGGCGCCTCGCGAATCGCGCGATTTCACCGATGCCGAGCGCGATTCCGAGGCGTCCGGAAAACGCTCACCGGGCGCGGCCCACCAGATGGTGTCCACCGCACGCATCATGCTGGCGCTACCCGTCGCGACCGACCCGAAGCAGTTGGAGCAAGCCGTGATCGCGGCCGACAACGCGGGCCTGGTCGCACCGGGATGCGCACGACGGCCCGTATATTCGGCGATCGTGCGGGAACTCGGCAGGGCGCTCGACGGAGCAGGCGGCTTCCACGCTCGCACCGGCGCACAGCGGGCGCTGCTCTCGGCTTACCTGCCGCAGCTGAGCCCCGAGGACAAGGGATCGCTGAATCGCACGGTGTCGGGCTTCCAGGAATGGCGAGCACAGCTGGGTGGCCACAGCTTCGACCGCGGACGGTTCCATCCCGCTGCCGCTCTGGCCGAGGCGTTCACCGACGTGATCCTGAACGCCGCGCACGCCACGCCGCCCGCGCAGGTGCTGCACCGCCTCCTGGTCACCACCGCGAACTCCCGCACGACTGCGTAA
- the tuf gene encoding elongation factor Tu, translating into MAKAKFERTKPHVNIGTIGHVDHGKTTLTAAITKVLADKYPDLNESFAFDQIDKAPEEKARGITINISHVEYQTEKRHYAHVDAPGHADYIKNMITGAAQMDGAILVVAATDGPMPQTREHVLLARQVGVPYILVALNKADMVDDEEILELVEMEVRELLASQEFDEDAPVVRVSGLKALEGDPKWSESVLELMAAVDESIPDPVRETDKPFLMPVEDVFTITGRGTVVTGRVERGVINVNEEVEIVGIRPEKTKTTVTGIEMFRKLLDQGQAGDNVGLLVRGIKREDVERGQVVVKPGTTTPHTEFEGQAYILSKDEGGRHTPFFNNYRPQFYFRTTDVTGVVTLPEGTEMVMPGDNTEMSVKLIQPVAMDEGLRFAIREGGRTVGAGRVTKIIK; encoded by the coding sequence GTGGCGAAGGCGAAGTTCGAGCGGACGAAGCCGCACGTCAACATCGGCACCATCGGTCACGTCGACCACGGCAAGACCACGCTGACCGCAGCGATCACCAAGGTGCTGGCTGACAAGTACCCGGATCTGAACGAGAGCTTCGCGTTCGATCAGATCGACAAGGCGCCGGAGGAGAAGGCTCGTGGTATCACGATCAACATCTCCCACGTCGAGTACCAGACCGAGAAGCGCCACTACGCGCACGTCGACGCGCCGGGTCACGCCGACTACATCAAGAACATGATCACCGGTGCGGCGCAGATGGACGGTGCCATCCTCGTGGTCGCCGCCACCGACGGCCCGATGCCGCAGACCCGTGAGCACGTGCTGCTCGCCCGTCAGGTCGGCGTGCCCTACATCCTGGTCGCGCTGAACAAGGCCGACATGGTCGACGACGAGGAAATCCTCGAGCTCGTCGAGATGGAGGTCCGCGAGCTGCTGGCCTCGCAGGAGTTCGACGAGGACGCGCCGGTCGTCCGGGTCTCCGGTCTGAAGGCGCTCGAGGGCGACCCGAAGTGGTCGGAGTCGGTGCTGGAGCTGATGGCCGCGGTCGACGAGTCCATCCCGGACCCGGTTCGTGAGACCGACAAGCCGTTCCTGATGCCGGTCGAGGACGTGTTCACCATCACCGGTCGTGGCACCGTCGTCACCGGTCGCGTCGAGCGTGGCGTGATCAACGTGAACGAGGAAGTCGAGATCGTCGGCATCCGCCCGGAGAAGACCAAGACCACGGTCACCGGTATCGAGATGTTCCGCAAGCTGCTCGACCAGGGCCAGGCGGGCGACAACGTCGGTCTGCTGGTTCGCGGTATCAAGCGCGAGGACGTGGAGCGCGGCCAGGTCGTCGTGAAGCCGGGCACCACCACCCCGCACACCGAGTTCGAGGGCCAGGCGTACATCCTGTCGAAGGACGAGGGCGGCCGCCACACCCCGTTCTTCAACAACTACCGTCCGCAGTTCTACTTCCGTACGACTGACGTGACGGGCGTTGTGACCCTGCCCGAGGGCACCGAGATGGTCATGCCCGGTGACAACACCGAGATGTCCGTCAAGCTGATCCAGCCGGTCGCCATGGACGAGGGTCTGCGCTTCGCGATCCGCGAGGGTGGCCGCACCGTCGGCGCCGGTCGCGTCACGAAGATCATCAAGTGA